Below is a genomic region from Anoxybacillus flavithermus.
TGCTGGAATTGCTTTATTGAGCTAACCGTTCAAAAAGGAATGATTTATACGCATCAAGTCGAAGAAGACGGAACGCTTAGCTCGCTTGACGATTTGTTTAGCGAACACGAACGAACTTTGTTTTCGTAATGAAAGGAGAATGACGATGAATCGAACAATCGCTTCTTTAATTGCGATCGGTGCAGGAGTAGCAGCATACCAATTAGCGCAACGAAACGGTGGCATGAACATGCGCAACGTGCGAAAAGTTGGCAAACAAATGTTGCGCCCATTTATGTAACGAAAAAACGGCAATCTCATTTGAGGTTGCCGTTTTTTTGTATAACATTCCCTTTGTATTCTAACACTATAACAAGGAGGGATGGTCTTGGAACATTCACATCTGCATTTTTTCGTTCGTTTAACGAAGTTGCTGTTCATTTTAGTTTGCTTATATTTTATTGTAAAGCTTAAGTCGGTATGGCTGCCGTTTTTACATGTATTTATTAAAATTATGACCCCTTTTCTCATCGCCGCATTCATTACATACTTATTGCATCCTGTTGTTGAATACGTTCATAAGCGAGGCATGCCGAGAGCGCTTGCTATTCTTTCCATTTATACTTTATTTTTTGGCGGGATCGGTTTTGCTGTTTATAAAGGGATACCGTTATTTATCGCCCAGCTAGAAGATTTAAATAAAAGCTTACCGATGTTTGTTCGCACGTATGAACAATGGACGAATTATATTCATGAAGAAACGGCCACATGGCCTTATGATGTTCATCAACGTATCGAGGCGATGATGACTGAAGTAGAATCATTTATTAGCGAGGCGGTTACAGGTGCGATTATTGGAGTGAAACAACTCATTAATCGAATCATCGTCTTTTTTATTATTCCTTTCATTGCGTTTTACATGTTAAAAGATGTGGAGCTTATTAAAAAAGCAGCATGGGAATGGACTCCGAAAAAATGGCGCTATAAAGGTATGCAATTTTTACACGACGTGGATCAAACGCTCGGTGGATATATTCGTGGACAATTGTTCGTCTGTTTCTTGATCGGAACGGTTGCTGCGCTTTCGTTTTGGCTTATTGATATGAAATATCCGCTTTTGCTTGGCATAATCGTCGGGGTTACAAATGTCATCCCGTATTTCGGACCAATTATTGGCGCCATTCCAGCGGCGATTATTGCTGCAACCGTATCAGTAAACAAATTACTTCTTACTGTCGGAATCGTCTTTTTATTGCAGTTTATTGAAGGAAACATTTTATCCCCGCTTATTGTAGGGAAAAGCTTACATTTACATCCGCTTATGATTATGTTTTCCTTATTTGTTGGTGGAGAAATCGGTGGCATCATCGGTTTAATTGTTGCTGTTCCGATCGTTGCAATTGCCAAGGCGACATTTATGCACATTCGCTCGTTGAAAACAAATTGACAAAAAAAAGGGGCTTGTCTATAATTTTCACAAGAGTAATACATACAAAAACGATGACGGATCGAGTATGTTACAGCCCATCTTAAAGCGCTTTCGGCGCACAGAGAGGAATTTCCGTGGCTGAAAGAAATTCCAGATGAAGAGTAACAGAACGCTAATCCTGAGTGCAGGCAAACCCTGCCGACGAAGCCACGTTACGGCGGTTGAGGTGATGGACGTTTTGTCCATAAACAGGGTGGTACCGCGAGCAAGCTCTCGTCCCTGAGCAGGGATGGGAGTTTTTTATATTTTTAAGGGAGGAAGGAAACGTGAAAAAGCTAACATCTGCTCAAGTACGTCAAATGTTTTTAGACTTTTTTAAAGAAAAAGGTCATGCCGTTGAGCCGAGCGCATCGCTTATTCCAATTGACGACCCGTCATTGTTATGGATTAATAGCGGTGTTGCTACGTTGAAAAAATATTTTGATGGTCGCGTCATTCCCGATAATCCGCGCATTTGTAACGCGCAAAAATCCATTCGTACAAATGACATTGAAAACGTCGGAAAAACGGCACGCCACCATACGTTTTTTGAAATGCTCGGAAACTTTTCGATTGGAGATTACTTTAAACGAGAAGCGATTCATTGGGCATGGGAGTTTTTAACGAGCGAAAAATGGATCGGTTTTGATCCGAATCGTCTTTCTGTGACAATTCATCCAGAAGATGAAGAAGCGTTCGACATTTGGCATAACGAGATTGGATTGCCAGAAGAACGCATTATTCGATTGGAAGGGAACTTCTGGGATATCGGGGAAGGTCCGAGCGGTCCGAACACAGAAATTTTCTACGACCGCGGGGAACAATTTGGCAACGACCCGAACGATCCAGAATTATATCCGGGTGGAGAAAACGAACGTTATTTAGAAGTATGGAACCTCGTCTTTTCCCAATTTAACCATAACCCTGACGGTACATATACACCGCTTCCGAAGAAAAACATTGATACGGGCATGGGATTAGAGCGGATGTGCTCGATTTTACAAGACGTTCCGACAAACTTTGATACCGATTTATTTATGCCAATCATTCGTGCAACTGAACAAATTTCAGGGGAAACATATCGCACGGATGCCGAAAAAGACGTGGCATTTAAAGTCATTGCCGACCATATTCGTACGGTCACGTTTGCGATTGGCGACGGGGCGCTGCCATCGAACGAAGGACGCGGTTACGTGTTGCGTCGTTTATTGCGCCGTGCCGTTCGCTATGCGAAACAATTAAACATTCAACGTCCATTTATGTATGAGCTCGTTCCGGTTGTCGGTGAAATTATGGTCGACTATTATCCGGAAGTGAAAGAAAAAGCATCGTTCATTCAAAAAGTAATTAAAAATGAAGAAGAGCGCTTCCATGAAACGTTAAATGAAGGACTTGCAATTTTAGCAAGCGTCATTGAAAAAGAAAAACAACGTGGTAGCGATACAATTAGTGGCGAAGATGTATTCCGTTTGTACGACACATACGGCTTTCCGGTGGAATTAACGGAAGAGTATGCGGAAGAAGAAGGAATGAAAGTCGACCATGCTGGTTTTGAGCGTGAAATGGAGCGCCAGCGCGAACGAGCACGTGCTGCACGTCAAGATGTTGATTCGATGCAAGTCCAAGGTGGCGTATTAGGCGACATTAAAGTAGAAAGTACGTTTGTCGGCTATGACCAGCTTTCTATTTCTTCTGTTGTCGAAGTAATCGTAAAAGACGGGCAACTTGTCAACGAGGTGAGCGAAGGACAAGAAGCGCAAGTGATTTTACGTGAAACGCCGTTTTATGCAGAAAGCGGTGGACAAATCGCTGACCGCGGTTGGATTGAAGGGGAAACAGGAAAAGCGTATGTAAAAGATGTCCAAAAAGCACCGAACGGTCAACATTTACATCACATCGTCGTCGAACAAGGGGTTATTCAAACAAACGGCACATATATCGCACATGTCGATGAAGCAGCGCGCGTCGACATCGTGAAAAACCATACAGCGACGCATTTGTTGCATCAAGCGTTAAAAGATGTACTTGGTGTGCATGTGAACCAAGCTGGTTCGCTTGTTGCTCCTGACCGTTTACGCTTTGACTTTACGCATTTCGGTCAAGTAAAGCAAGAAGAGCTCGAGCAAATTGAAGCGATCGTTAACGAGCAAATTTGGCGCAATCTCCCTGTTGCGATTGAGTATAAACCGCTTGATGAAGCGAAGGCGATGGGAGCGATGGCGCTATTTGGTGAAAAATATGGTGACATCGTGCGCGTCGTGCAAGTAGGCGACTATAGCTTAGAGCTTTGCGGTGGTTGCCATGTAACAAATACGGCAGAAATCGGTTTGTTTAAAATTGTTTCTGAATCGGGCATTGGGGCAGGTACACGTCGGATTGAAGCAGTTACAGGAAAAGCTGCGTATCGTTTAATGAATGATCAAATTGCATTATTAAAAGAAGTAGCGGAGAAATTAAAAACGAATCCGAAAGATGTGTTAACGCGCATCGATACGCTCATGAACGATATGCGCGAATTGCAACGTGAGAATGAATCGCTTGCTGCTCGTTTAAGCCATATGGAAGCAGAAAATTTAGTGAACCAAGTAAAAGAAGTAAACGGTGTTCCACTTGTCACAAGTAAAGTGAACAACGCCGATATGAACAGCTTACGTGCGATGGTCGATGATTTAAAACAAAAATTAGGTTCAGCGATCATTGTGCTTGCTTCTGTACAACAAAATAAAGTAAACTTAATTGCTGGTGTCACAAACGACTTAATCGACCGCGGTTATCACGCTGGAAAACTCATTAAAGAAGTGGCGACGCGTTGTGGCGGCGGTGGCGGTGGCCGAGCGGATATGGCACAAGCTGGCGGAAAAGATGCGAATAAAGTAGATGAAGCACTTAAATTTGTCGAACAGTGGGTAAAATCTGTTTAATAAACGGTGGAAATCGTGTACAATGGATGTAAGGATGGATATGCCAGATTTCGTGGAACGTGAGAGTGGGGTGCAAAAAAACGGTGAGTTCGTTTGATAACACAATGCAATTTAACTTCTCGGAAGAACCGATGGACGTCGATGTTCGGGAAGTATTGCTTGCCGTATACGACGCAT
It encodes:
- a CDS encoding DUF3918 domain-containing protein, whose amino-acid sequence is MTMNRTIASLIAIGAGVAAYQLAQRNGGMNMRNVRKVGKQMLRPFM
- a CDS encoding alanine--tRNA ligase; protein product: MKKLTSAQVRQMFLDFFKEKGHAVEPSASLIPIDDPSLLWINSGVATLKKYFDGRVIPDNPRICNAQKSIRTNDIENVGKTARHHTFFEMLGNFSIGDYFKREAIHWAWEFLTSEKWIGFDPNRLSVTIHPEDEEAFDIWHNEIGLPEERIIRLEGNFWDIGEGPSGPNTEIFYDRGEQFGNDPNDPELYPGGENERYLEVWNLVFSQFNHNPDGTYTPLPKKNIDTGMGLERMCSILQDVPTNFDTDLFMPIIRATEQISGETYRTDAEKDVAFKVIADHIRTVTFAIGDGALPSNEGRGYVLRRLLRRAVRYAKQLNIQRPFMYELVPVVGEIMVDYYPEVKEKASFIQKVIKNEEERFHETLNEGLAILASVIEKEKQRGSDTISGEDVFRLYDTYGFPVELTEEYAEEEGMKVDHAGFEREMERQRERARAARQDVDSMQVQGGVLGDIKVESTFVGYDQLSISSVVEVIVKDGQLVNEVSEGQEAQVILRETPFYAESGGQIADRGWIEGETGKAYVKDVQKAPNGQHLHHIVVEQGVIQTNGTYIAHVDEAARVDIVKNHTATHLLHQALKDVLGVHVNQAGSLVAPDRLRFDFTHFGQVKQEELEQIEAIVNEQIWRNLPVAIEYKPLDEAKAMGAMALFGEKYGDIVRVVQVGDYSLELCGGCHVTNTAEIGLFKIVSESGIGAGTRRIEAVTGKAAYRLMNDQIALLKEVAEKLKTNPKDVLTRIDTLMNDMRELQRENESLAARLSHMEAENLVNQVKEVNGVPLVTSKVNNADMNSLRAMVDDLKQKLGSAIIVLASVQQNKVNLIAGVTNDLIDRGYHAGKLIKEVATRCGGGGGGRADMAQAGGKDANKVDEALKFVEQWVKSV
- a CDS encoding AI-2E family transporter produces the protein MEHSHLHFFVRLTKLLFILVCLYFIVKLKSVWLPFLHVFIKIMTPFLIAAFITYLLHPVVEYVHKRGMPRALAILSIYTLFFGGIGFAVYKGIPLFIAQLEDLNKSLPMFVRTYEQWTNYIHEETATWPYDVHQRIEAMMTEVESFISEAVTGAIIGVKQLINRIIVFFIIPFIAFYMLKDVELIKKAAWEWTPKKWRYKGMQFLHDVDQTLGGYIRGQLFVCFLIGTVAALSFWLIDMKYPLLLGIIVGVTNVIPYFGPIIGAIPAAIIAATVSVNKLLLTVGIVFLLQFIEGNILSPLIVGKSLHLHPLMIMFSLFVGGEIGGIIGLIVAVPIVAIAKATFMHIRSLKTN